ATATATGAGCACTGAACACAGTTTTGCTGTGCGTGAGCAACATTTTCAGTATGTGATcctttcagtctgtgtctgcagaGCTATGGCAATACTAAACCATCTGCTCATACTGCACCAGCCTGCTACAGTATGACAACAGATATCATATAAATTAGCTTGTACATGCACTTATTTAAGAACAGCACTAACCTCGAGGAGTATGTCAGCAGAGTCATGAACTGCCATCACAAGGGTTCCGATACGGATGTAGTTTGAAATCCAGGAGAAACTCAGAAGAGTTAGAGTGGCTATATGATGAATCACCTGCTCTTTGAAGTCCTACAGACATACACATGACAGCTAAACATGCATGTGACACCAAGACATTCACACCCTAACTTGCATGTTTATGACATAAAGACAGGCTTTGTATTTGTTCCTGCAAAACTAACACTTTGAACTATAATgctgaattaaaatgaatgtcacTAAAACATCTTTTATCActataataatgaaaataaactgtaagataataatagtaaagtgcattcattcatttctacaTCTGCATACATATGGGCACTTACTTTCCGTTTCACATCAAATGTGAGGCTAAGGAGCAGAGAAAGGTAGAAGCCCATCTCCAAGAGGTAATACCAGTATTGAGATTGCAGCATGGACTGCCAGGACACAAGATGCATACACATATAGATGTTTATCATAATGAGTCATGTAATACTGTGCAATCTATTCTaatagaaatggaaaaacagttACCTGTTTAGGGAAGCCTGCCCAAACCTCCTTCAGATTATAAAGCCAAGGTTTCTACaaccaacaaaaacagagagggagaggagtgtgAGGGGGTGAGGGTGGGAGTTGGAGAATAGCCTTGAAAACAGCATCAAGGGTAAAATTTGGCCAACGAGCTCATGCATGTTTGTCTGCCATGTCAACTGCCAGAGTGTGAGAAAAACCCTGAAGCACAGAGCGATGTGAGATAGAGAGACAAAGAGTTTCAGGTGGAATCGGTGGTGCAGCCCAAACAGGGAggcaaaaggagaaaaatagagcaaaaaagacaaaataatgagAGGGAAATGTCCCAAATGATTAATGGAATGGGAAAACAGCATGATACAAGAGATGAACTGTGTACCAGAAACACAGTTCATCTGTGTACCAGAAACACAGTTCATCTGtgataaaacagagagaaaaggccaaaaCAACTTACATCATAGAGAGCTAGGACTCCGctgacaaatgcaaaaaaataaaacacacatctcCAGCTGTTGACAGAGGAGAACAATAATgtcacatatttacacacacacacacactcatgtcaGCATGCAAtcacgtacacacacatgcacacacacacacacacacacacacacacacacacacacacacacacacacacacctggcctCGCAGAACCTCTTCCGAAGCCCCGGTCGCTCCtggttcctcctcctcctgaaccAGACTTGAACTCTCCTTTCTGGCCAGCTCGTCTTTTTACACAGAGACGTCACATCAGCCTGAGATGCAAGGGAAATTAACCAAATGTTACACTCTTTCCACATTTTTTATTCTATAAAGAGCAAAATatgttgcaaaatgaaaactgaaccTGTTGCTGTGCTCTGTTAATAGTGCAGTGACCCAGTATATCTAAAAATACCACAGTGACCAATTTATTTTAGAGTGATATTTCGCCTATATAGATGCTTTAACACTCACAGATAGATGCACACCTACTTCATCAGcttgtgatttatttcactATTCCTGTTATGTCTTCTATTTCTATCCTAGGAGGTATTATTAGTATTTGTTTTATGTACAGTTTACTCATTTTATTGAAACATCAAACATGTGTGACAATAAAGAAATGCATTTTCATTCCCCTGTATACTGAATATTGTATATGAAAGAAATAACAATAAGGTCTACCTTGTACCATAAATTAAGTCTCGGTGTCTCTTTATTCAATTCCCTGAGTAATTTACCATCCACAAAAGACCTTGTTTCTTTAATTCAGTCGTATATTTTATTGTAAGGCTCAGCCTCAGATTTCTATTCGTAGCTGAGTTGTAAAGAGCAGTTATCTGTGTTACTGTAGCCTTTGCATCAGCTCCAatcagtctggccattctcctctgacctctttcATCAACAGGGTGTTTCCGTCTGCGGAACTGGCactcagtttctgtttttcatacCAGAAATACTCAGACCAGCCCATCTAgcaccaacaatcatgtcaCGGTCAAAGTGACCTGAGATCACTTTCTCCCTATTCTGGtctttgatgtgaacattaactgaagcccctgtgtgtatatgtgtgactGCTGATTGAAGTTACCATATGTGAGCAACAAACCACCTTTGTTCTTTCAGTGAAAACCCTTTTAACAAACCTGTGATGGAGCCCGTGCTTGGTTGCAGAAGTAGTTTTCTAGGACTGGGTTTGGTTCTGCTGTCAGACGTACCCTGTCCCTGATTCCCCAAACATTAGCCAGTGGTGTAGCCAGGTACCTGCAACAGCATGCAAGCAAGATTACAGTGAATGCATGTCAGAATATCACGCTAAATAACAAAGTATTTGGCATAGCACTACTTTGCTTCTTCCTCCTAAACACAGCAGAAGTGGCCTGGTTCTTTGGAGCTCCATGACATTGCTTCAAACAGCTTGTGCAACATAATCCCAGTATTCTGAAACCAGACGATTGCAGCGCAAAGCTCACCAACACACAGGGACGTCTACTGTTGCATACTGTGCGGTATATTCTCACCTCTCAAACAAGTATCTGACTAGAAGCAGGCAGAGGGCGCAGGGCACAGCAGCGTAAAGTTGAGAGGCTTTAGCATAGACACGACCTTCCCTGTCCTCCAGATCAGACCAGGAGACATTGACTGGCAGCCACAAACGCTCCCACCACAGCCACTCATAGACCGTCTGCAACATGCTGCTGGCAAACACAACAGTTTCAcaactgtgacaaaaacagcaaccaCAAAAAATTAGCCATTTATATTAGCTGACTATCATTAAAGAAATTACTCTTTATCTATGTATAATCTTGATTTCCACTGTAAAAGTTTTTATATCTTCTGTAAATGGGTGGATTTCTTTTTCCTTGC
Above is a window of Lates calcarifer isolate ASB-BC8 linkage group LG10, TLL_Latcal_v3, whole genome shotgun sequence DNA encoding:
- the cers3b gene encoding ceramide synthase 2; translation: MLQTVYEWLWWERLWLPVNVSWSDLEDREGRVYAKASQLYAAVPCALCLLLVRYLFERYLATPLANVWGIRDRVRLTAEPNPVLENYFCNQARAPSQADVTSLCKKTSWPERRVQVWFRRRRNQERPGLRKRFCEASWRCVFYFFAFVSGVLALYDKPWLYNLKEVWAGFPKQSMLQSQYWYYLLEMGFYLSLLLSLTFDVKRKDFKEQVIHHIATLTLLSFSWISNYIRIGTLVMAVHDSADILLEGAKVFNYAKWHQTANAMFVVFTVLFMLTRLVIFPFWLIHCTWVYPLEQFAPFFGYYFFNLMLLILQMLHLYWAVLISRMVYKFIFSKLEGDDRSDEEEDDSDSPKERNHKLSHRNGSGARGRASGH